From the genome of Acropora palmata chromosome 4, jaAcrPala1.3, whole genome shotgun sequence, one region includes:
- the LOC141879586 gene encoding uncharacterized protein LOC141879586 translates to MAIPWKLYLPCWFLGASVQSAVFFSFNAVDYFNYFFPEKYKPEVYIGVTVGVGATLGSFLTVTFQPKSNHLTVLVITQIISALLLIAEVAIVPIGEHLLKTPARFGVILTVIFAATVVQNVGGGALYSFVGRHFPKFGIHAAQSGGVCAFAATFVIRCVSKGSFEHLKDRNKGFRLSGFLFVALVDLIILLACCLLPILRTYVVREEQLVNALETTPLIKQQKEESINISRKMVIRKNWAVFLTICLTLVISNSLFPGITSQFHGSHNCSTKEHSTAANLSATTTTHTAGDHKASDRTGWFIVVLFGCYSVADAIGKNLPIFGIIYNKISILLNCLVQLVIAIPILLIYFEPCYAGLQADWVAYLTVGLLGLINGYGLCVGMMLLSPGTLENKHEESLATNIGYMFLQLGILLGMGCNVFLVDLVFEVLVNKH, encoded by the coding sequence ATGGCGATTCCGTGGAAACTTTACTTGCCTTGTTGGTTTCTGGGTGCCTCTGTTCAAAGTGCTGTATTTTTCAGCTTTAATGCCGTGGATTACTTTAACTATTTCTTTCCTGAAAAGTACAAACCTGAAGTGTATATCGGCGTAACTGTTGGTGTGGGAGCGACATTGGGGTCTTTCTTAACCGTAACTTTCCAACCAAAGTCAAATCATTTAACAGTGCTGGTCATCACACAGATCATATCAGCGCTGCTACTGATTGCTGAAGTTGCTATTGTACCAATAGGCGAACATTTGTTGAAGACACCTGCAAGATTCGGCGTTATCTTGACTGTCATATTTGCGGCCACGGTTGTTCAAAATGTCGGCGGAGGTGCTTTGTACAGTTTTGTTGGAAGACATTTCCCAAAATTTGGCATCCACGCTGCTCAATCCGGCGGCGTCTGCGCTTTTGCAGCGACGTTTGTGATTCGTTGTGTCTCCAAGGGCTCGTTTGAGCACCTCAAAGACAGGAATAAAGGGTTTCGACTCAGTGGCTTCTTGTTTGTAGCCTTGGTGGATCTTATCATTCTCTTGGCCTGCTGCTTATTGCCCATTCTGCGGACATACGTTGTGAGAGAGGAACAGCTGGTGAACGCCCTAGAAACCACTCCACTGATCAAGCAGCAGAAAGAAGAATCGATAAACATTTCCCGCAAAATGGTGATACGAAAGAACTGGGCCGTATTCCTAACAATTTGCCTCACGCTGGTCATTTCTAATTCCTTATTTCCAGGCATCACCTCGCAGTTCCACGGGAGCCACAACTGCTCAACTAAAGAACATTCCACAGCAGCAAACCTCAGCGCAACAACCACCACACACACGGCCGGTGACCATAAAGCAAGTGACAGGACAGGTTGGTTTATAGTAGTTCTCTTTGGCTGCTACTCCGTTGCAGATGCGATCGGTAAAAACTTACCCATCTTCGGAATTATCTACAACAAGATTTCGATCCTGTTAAATTGCTTGGTCCAACTTGTCATTGCCATTCCCATcttgttaatttattttgagccATGTTACGCGGGACTTCAAGCTGACTGGGTGGCTTATCTTACAGTCGGTCTTCTTGGACTCATCAATGGCTACGGGTTATGTGTGGGGATGATGCTCCTGTCGCCCGGAACACTGGAGAACAAGCACGAAGAGAGTTTGGCGACGAATATTGGCTACATGTTTTTACAGCTAGGAATTCTGCTTGGCATGGGCTGCAATGTCTTCCTTGTCGATTTAGTTTTCGAAGTTCTTGTGAACAAACACTAA